The Cellulomonas oligotrophica sequence TCGTGGGTCGGCGTCGTCGTCTGCAGGCCTACCTGCAGAAGATCGACATCAACCGCTACCGCAGCCTGATCGAGCGCCTCGGTCTGCGTCGCTGACCACCGCACCAGCCCGGACCGTGACGGTCCGGGCTGGTGCTGCGTCGGGCCCTGTCCGTGCCGGACGGGTCCCGGGTGCGGCCCCGCGGACGCGGGGCACCCGCACCACCCGTAGTGCCACACACCGCGCCGACCCGCTCGTCCGGTCCTCGGTAGTGGCTCCCGTGACCCGCTGGGTCCGGGGACCACGGTCGAAGACCGCCGCGGGGCTGGGCGGCGCCTTCGAGGAAGAGGAGGGCACCCGTGGAGGGTCCCGAGATCCAGTTCGCCGAGGCCACGATCGACAACGGTCGCTTCGGCACCCGCACCGTCCGGTTCGAGACGGGCCGCCTGGCCAAGCAGGCCGCCGGTGCCGCCGTCGCGTACCTCGACGAGGAGACGATGCTGCTGTCGGCCACGACGGCCGGCAAGCACCCCAAGGACCACTTCGACTTCTTCCCCCTCACGGTGGACGTCGAGGAGCGCCAGTACGCGGCCGGCAAGATCCCCGGCTCGTTCTTCCGCCGCGAGGGCCGCCCCTCGACCGAGGCGATCCTGGCCTGCCGGCTCATCGACCGCCCGCTGCGCCCCCTGTTCGTCAAGGGCCTGCGCAACGAGGTCCAGGTCGTCGTGACGGTCCTGTCGATCAACCCCGACGACTCGTACGACGTGCTGGCGATCAACGCCGCGTCGATGTCGACGCAGCTGTCCGGCCTGCCGTTCTCCGGCCCCGTCGCCGCGACGCGCCTCGCGCTCGTCGACGGCCAGTGGGTCGCGTTCCCCCGGTACTCCGAGCGCGAGCGCTCGACGTTCGACATGGTCGTCGCCGGCCGCGTCGTCGGCGACGACGTCGCGATCGCGATGATCGAGGCCGACGCGCCCGAGGGCTCGTGGGCGCTCATCCACGGCGGCGGCGGGACCGTGCCGACCGAGGAGGTCGTCGCGCAGGGCCTGGAGGCCGCGAAGCCGTTCATCAAGGCGCTCGTCGAGGCCCAGCAGTCCCTCGCGCAGCAGGCCGCCAAGGAGACCCAGGTCTTCCCGACGTTCCCCGACTACCAGCCCGACGCGTTCACCGCCGTCGAGCAGGTCGCCACGGGCCCGCTCGGCGAGGCGCTGTCGATCGCGGACAAGCAGGACCGTGAGGGCCGCCTGGACGAGATCAAGGCCGACGTCGTCGCCCAGCTGGCGGCGCAGTTCGAGGGGCGCGAGAAGGAGCTCTCGGCGGCGTACCGCTCGCTGCAGAAGCAGCTCATCCGCCAGCGCATCCTCACCGACGGCTTCCGCATCGACGGCCGCGGCCTGCGGGACATCCGCACGCTGTCGGCCGAGGTCGAGGTGCTCCCGCGGGCGCACGGCTCGGCGATCTTCGAGCGCGGCGAGACCCAGATCATGGGTGTCACCACGCTGAACATGCTCCGCATGGAGCAGCAGATCGACTCGCTGTCGCCCGAGACGCGCAAGCGGTACATGCACCACTACAACTTCCCGCCCTACTCCACGGGCGAGACGGGCCGCGTCGGCTCCCCGAAGCGTCGCGAGATCGGCCACGGCGCGCTCGCCGAGCGCGCGATCGTGCCGGTGCTGCCGTCGCGCGAGGAGTTCCCCTACGCGATCCGCCAGGTCTCCGAGGCGCTGGGCTCCAACGGCTCGACGTCCATGGGCTCGGTCTGCGCCGCGACGCTCTCGCTGCTCAACGCCGGTGTGCCGCTGCGCGCGCCGGTCGCGGGCATCGCGATGGGCCTGGTGTCCGACACGGTCGACGGTGAGACCCGCTACGCGGCGCTCACCGACATCCTGGGCGCCGAGGACGCGTTCGGCGACATGGACTTCAAGGTCGCCGGAACGCGGGAGTTCGTCACCGCGATCCAGCTCGACACCAAGCTCGACGGCATCCCCGCCTCGGTGCTGGCCGGCGCGCTGACGCAGGCCAAGGACGCGCGCCTGGCGATCCTCGACGTCATCGGCGAGGCCATCGACGTCCCGGACGAGATGAGCCCGTTCGCGCCGCGCGTCATCACGGTGAAGGTGCCGGTCGACAAGATCGGCGAGGTCATCGGCCCCAAGGGCAAGATGATCAACCAGATCCAGGAGGAGACCGGCGCCGACATCTCCATCGAGGACGACGGCACGGTCTACATCGGCGCGACCGACGGCCCGTCGGCCGAGGCGGCGCGGGCCGCGGTCAACGCGATCGCCAACCCGCACATGCCGGAGATCGGCGAGCGCTTCGTCGGGACGGTCGTCAAGACCACGACGTTCGGCGCGTTCGTGTCGCTCTCGCCGGGCAAGGACGGGCTGCTGCACATCTCGCAGATCCGCAAGCTCGTCGGCGGCAAGCGTGTCGAGAACGTCGAGGACGTCGTCCAGATCGGCCAGAAGGTCCAGGTCGAGATCGGCGAGATCGACCCGCGCGGCAAGCTGTCGCTGCACGCCGTGGTCGACGAGGAGCCGGCTGCCGAGGGCGAGAAGGCGGCCGCGCCGGCCGGCGACGACGCCTGACGTGCCCCAGCACCTCCCTCTGGTCGCCCCCGGGGCGGCCGGCTCGGACCTGACCGTCGGGCAGGACGGTGACGCCCAGGTGCGTCGCACCGTCCTGCCCGGCGGGGTCCGGGTGCTGTCCGAGCACATGCCCGGACTGCGCTCGGCCACCGTCGGCGCGTGGGTCGGGGTCGGCTCGCGCGACGAGACGTCGGGCCACTTCGGCTCGACGCACTTCCTCGAGCACCTGCTCTTCAAGGGCACGACGCGGCGCTCGGCGATGGACATCGCCGAGGCGTTCGACGCGGTCGGCGGCGAGGCGAACGCGGCCACGGGCAAGGAGCACACCTGCTACTACGCCCGGGTGCTCGACTCGGACCTGCCGATGGCGGTCGACGTCATCGCCGACATGGTGACCTCGGCGCGCCTCGACCCCGACGAGCTCGAGACCGAGCGCGGCGTCATCCTCGAAGAGCTCGCCATGAACGACGACGACCCGAGCGACGTCGCGCACGAGCAGTTCGCGACGGCGGTCTTCGGCGACACACCCCTCGGTCGGCCGATCGGCGGTACGCCGCAGACCATCCGCGACGTGCCGCGCGACGCCGTCTGGGAGCACTACCGCGAGCACTACCGCGCGCCCACGCTCGTCGTGACCGCGGCGGGCGGGGTCGACCACGACGCGCTGTGCCGGCTCGTCTCCGACGCGCTGGCCACCGGCGGGTGGGACCTGGACCCGCAGGCCGTCCCGTCAGCCCGGCGCGCGGCGTCCGCCGGGGCGCCCGGTGCTGGTCCGGGGGCCGTCGAGCTCACGGTCCGCCGGCCCACGGAGCAGGCGAACGTCATCGTCGGCGGGCTCTGCCTGACGGCGACCGACCAGCGCCGGTTCACGCTCTCGGTGCTGAACGCGGCGCTCGGCGGCGGCATGTCGTCGCGGCTGTTCCAGGAGATCCGCGAGAAGCGCGGCCTGGCGTACTCGACGTACTCGTTCGCGAGCGGGCACGCCGACACGGGCCTGTTCGGCCTGTACGCAGGCTGCACGCCGGCCAAGGTCGACCAGGTCACGGCCCTGCTCGTGGCCGAGCTGGAGAAGATGGCGCAGGCGCCGATGGGCGCCGCGGAGCTCACGCGCTCGGTCGGCCAGCTCTCCGGCGGGCTCGTGCTCGGCATGGAGGACACCGGCTCGCGGATGAGCCGGCTCGGCAAGTCCGAGCTGGTGCACGGCGAGCTCATGAGCGTCGACGAGACGCTGGAGCGGATCCGCGCGGTCACGGCCCAGGAGGTCCAGGACCTCGCGGCCGAGCTCGCGGCCGTCCCGCGCTCGGTCGTGCGCGTCGGTCCCTTCGGGGACTGAGCGCCCGGTCGGGAGACCCACCGCCCGGTCACGGGCCGGACGCCCCGGGGCGCACCCGGGGCGTCCGGCCCTGCCGGTCGTGTTGCGCGCCGGTCCATGATGGACCCATGCCCGTCGCCGTCGACTCCTACGCCCGCACCGCCGCCCCGTCGCACCTCGAGGGGCTCGTCGAGCACGTGTGGGTCGCGCGGCACCGGGGCGGACGCACGCACCACGAGGTCCTGCTGCCCGACGGGCGCGGGCTGCTGCAGGTGGTGCGCGGCACCGCCGGGACCCGGCTCGACCCGCTCACCGGCGCCCGGGTGCCCGACGTCGACGGCCTGCGCGGGCCGTGGACCCGAGCCGAGCTGGCCGAGCAGAGCGGACCGGTGGCCCGGCTGGGCGTCCAGCTGCACCCCCTCGGTGCGGCGCGGCTGCGCGGCGGGCGCCCCGTGGCCGACACGTGGCTGCCGCTGCCCGACGTGCTGCCGGTCGCCGTGGTCGCCCGTGCCGGCGAGCTGCTCGACGCGCACCGCGACGCCGAGGCCGTCGCAGTGTGCCTCGAGGCGGTCGCCGCGTCGCCGCGGCACGACGACGCGGACCTGGACCGTCTGGACGAGGCGCTGGCGTTCGTCGACGCGCACCGCGGACTGGTCCGGGCCGCCGACGTCGCGCGCGCGGTCGGCACGAGCCTGGGTGAGCTGCACCGCTGGTGCGTGACGCGGCTGGGCACGACGCCCGCGCAGCACCTGGCCGCGGTGCGCTTCACGGGGTTCGTCCGTGAGGCGGTCGGGGCCGGGCCGGTCGACGCGGCGGACGTCGTGGCGGCCGTGGAGTGGTTCGTCGGGTCGGGCTACCCGCCGCGCGAGGTCGAACGGACGACCGGGATGCCGCCGGCCGAGCTCCGCCGCCTCGCCGAGCGCCTCGCCCACCGGCTCGGTCTGCCGGCCGCGGCCCTCTGAGCGGACGCGGGACGCGGCGGCGGGACGTGCGCGCCGGCGGCTAGGGTGCGTGCCGTGAGCGAACCGATCCGCGTGGCCGTGCTGGGTGCGGCCGGACGCATGGGGTCCACCGTCGTGCGCGCCGTGCAGGCCGCGCCCGACCTCGAGCTCGTCGCCCAGGTCGACGCGGGGGGCGACCCGCGGGCGGTGGCGGACGCCGGGGCCCAGGTCGCGGTGGACTTCACCGTCCCGGCGGTCACGGAGGGCAACGTGCACGCGCTCGTCGACGCCGGCGTGCACGCGGTGGTGGGCACCACCGGCTGGACCGAGCAGTCGCTGGGCCGGGTCAGGGACCGCCTCGGGGGAGCGCCCGGCGTCGGTGTGGTCGTCGCGCCGAACTTCGCGCTCGGCGCCGTGCTGGCGATGGCGTTCGCGCGCCAGGCCGCCCGGTGGTTCGAGTCGGCCGAGGTCGTCGAGCTGCACCACCCCGACAAGGTCGACGCCCCCTCGGGCACCGCGCGGCACACGGCGCAGGGCATCGCGCAGGCGCGCGCCGCCGCCGGCCTGGGGCCGATGCCCGACGCGACCACGCAGGCCGCCGACGGCGCCCGGGGTGCCGACGTGGACGGCGTGCGGGTGCACGCGGTGCGCCTGCGGGGCCTGGTGGCCCACGAGGAGGTCCTGCTGGGCAACCCGGGGGAGATGCTGACGATCCGGCACGACTCGTTCGACCGCGTGAGCTTCATGCCCGGGGTGCTCCTCGCGGTGCGGCAGGTGCTGCACCGGCCCGGGCTGACGGTCGGCCTCGAGCCGCTGCTCGACCTGGGCGCATGAGCGGCCCGGCGCCGCGGCGACGGCTCGGCCTGTGGGCGGCCCTGGCGCTGACGGCGCTGCTCGCCGTCTACGTGGTGCTCGTGGCGGTGCGAGCGGTCCAGCTCGTCGCCACCGGTGAGCCCGTCGGGGTCGTGCTCGGGGTCGCGCTGCTGGTGGGTCCGCTGATCGTGGTGGCGCTCATCGCCCGCGAGTGGATGCTCGCGACCGACGTGCAGCGCATGGCCGACGTGCTCGCGGCCGACGGGCAGCTGCCCGTCGACGACCTGCCGCGCTCACCGGGCGGCCGGGTGGACCGGGCCGCGGCCCGCGCCGCGTTCGGGCCGTACCGCGAGCGCGTCGAGGCCGACCCGGGGGACTGGCGCGGCTGGTACCACCTGGCGTTCGCGTACGACGCGGCGGGCGACCGACGGCGGGCGCGCGCCGCGCTGCGCACGGCCAGCAGCCTGCACCGCGGCCGCCCGGTGCGCCCCGACCTGCCCTGACGCGCCGTCGGCCATCCGGCGACCGGCGAGCGCGCCCCGCGGCTCAGATGCCGGCGTACCAGCGGTGCTCGGAGACGACGTGCGCCTCCTCGTCCGGTCCCGGACCGGTGGCGAGACGGCGGGTGCGACCGTCGGGCCCGAGCCCGGCGCTCTGCAGGAATGCCTCGCGCGCGGCGTCGCCGTCGACCACCCAGGTCTGCACCTGGTCGGCACCGTCGGCGCGCAGCAGGTCGACGGCGGCGGCGAGCAGCCGGGAGCCGTGGCCGCGGCGCTGGTCGGGCGGGTCGACCTCCAGCGCGAGGACGACCCCCCCGGGCGCCTGCGTCGCGTCGGGAGCGGCGACGGGTGCGACGGACGCCATGCCGACCACGCGTGGACCGTCGCAGGCCACGAGCACGTGGTGGCCGGGGCCCGGGGGTGCGGACACCGCGAGCCGCCAGCGGTCGACGAAGGCCTGCTCGTCGAGGGAGTCCAGCACGACCTCGCCGAGCACGTCGGCGTGCGCGACGCGCCAGGCGGCGAGCTGGATCCGGGCGATGCGTGACTCGTCGCCGGGGACGGCGGGGCGGACCGACACGTCGGCGGTGGGCAGCACCGGTCGAGCCTAACCCGCCCGGGTGACCGGCCGGAGGGCCGGCGCGGCGGTCACGGCATGCCCAGCAGGCGCAGACCGGCGGCGGTCACGGCGGCGAGCACGACGACGACCACGAACGGCGCGCGCAGCACGAGGGCCACGGCCGCGACCGCGAGCGCGGGCAGGCGCGCGTCGACGACCAGGCGCCCGCCGTCGGTCGCGGTCTGCACGGCGACGAGCGCGGCGAGCAGCGCGACGGTGACCAGCGCGGCGACGCGGGCGACGCGGGGACGTGCGAGCCAGTGCTCGGGCAGCACGTGCCCGGCGAGCTTGATGCCCAGGCAGGCCAGGCCGGCGAGTGCCACGGCCGCCCACAGCGCGTCCGGGGGCAGCGGGCTCACGCCGCGTCCTCGCGCTGCGCCGCCTCCGGTGCGAGCACCCCGACGCCGACGGCCACGAGGGCCGCCAGGAGGACCGGCACGCCCGCGGGCAGCACCGGCGTCGTGACGAGGGCGACGACCACGGCGGCGGCCGCGACGCCCTGCGCGACCCGGCCGGCCAGGCGTGGCCAGACGAGGGCGAGGAACGCGGCGGCCGCCGCGGCGTCGAGGCCGTACGCCCGCGGGTCGCCGAGCCGGTCGCCCGCGAGCGCACCGAGCAGCGTGAAGGCGTTCCACAGCACGAAGACGCCGGCGCCGGTCCACCAGAACCCTGCCCGGGCGGCGCTGCGCGTCGGCTGCGCGGTCGCGACGGCGGTCGACTCGTCGATGGTCAGGTGCGCGGCGGCGGGCCGCAGGCGGCGCGGCAGGTCGAGCAGCGGCGTGAGCTGCGCGCCGTACAGCCCGTTGCGCGCACCCAGCAGGGCCGCCGACGCGATCGCGGCGCCCGCGGCCCCGCCCGCGCCGACGACGCCGATGAAGGCGAACTGGGAGCCGCCGGAGAACATCAGCAGGCTCAGCGCCATCGTCTGGGGCAGGTCGAGACCGGCGGCCACGGACAGGGCGCCGAAGGAGATGCCGTACAGGCCGGTGGCGACGGACACCGACAGGGCCTGCCGGCGCACGGCGCGCAGCGGGTCGGTGGGCACGCGGGCACTCTCGCACACCCGTCGCGCGCGGCGTCGTCCCCGCCCGTGCCTCGTGCGTGCGGTGCCCCGCTCGGGGTGAGCGCCGCGGCCGGGTCGAGCGCCGCGACCGCGGTCAGAGCGCGACGTACACCGGGTCGAGGTACTCCTCGAGGCCGGCCTCGCCGCCCTCGCGCCCCAGGCCCGACTGCTTGACCCCGCCGAAGGGTGCGCTGGCGTCGGAGACCGCGCCGCGGTTGACGCCGAGCATCCCCGTCTCGACCTGCTCGGCCAGGCGCATGACGCGCCCGACGTCACGGGTGTAGGCGTAGGCCACGAGGCCGTAGGGCGTCGCGTTGGCCAGCCGGACGGCCTCGTCCTCGTCGCCGAACGTCACGACGGGGGCGACCGGCCCGAACGTCTCCTCGGTGACGACGCGCAGGTCGGGGGCGACGGAGGTCAGGACGGTCGGCTCGTAGAAGTACCCGGCGCGCCGGGGTGCGCGCCCGCCGATGCGCACGCGGGCGCCCGCGTCGACGGCCTGCGTGACGACCTCCTCGACGCGCTCGACCGCGGCGGCCTCGATGAGCGGTCCGACGGTGGTGCCGGCGTCGGCCCCGTGCCCGACGACGAGACGCGCGAACGCGTGGGTGAGCCGCTCGGCGAAGTCGGCGGCCACGGACTCGTGCACGAGGAACCGGTTGGCCGCCACGCACGTCTGCCCGGCGTTGCGCATCTTGGCCTGCAGGGCACCCTCGACGGCGGCGTCGAGGTCCGCGTCGGCGAAGACGAGGAACGGGGCGTTGCCGCCGAGCTCGAGGGAGGTGCGCAGCAGGTGCTGCGCGGCGGCGGCCTGCAGGGTGCGGCCCACCTCGGTCGACCCGGTGAACGACAGCTTGCGCAGGCGCGGGTCCGCCAGCAGCGGCTCGGACACCCGGCGCGCCGACGACGTGGGGACCACGTTGAGCACGCCGGTGGGCAGGTCGCGGGCGTCGAGCTCGGCCCGGACGATCTCGGCGACGTACGCGGTGGTCAGGGGCGTGAGCTGGGCCGGCTTGACGACGCACGTGCACCCGGCGGCCAGGGCGGGGGCGAGCTTGCGGGCGATCATGGCGACGGGGAAGTTCCACGGCGCGACCAGCAGCGCGGGGCCGACCGGCCGGCGCAGCACCAGCTGGTGGTGGGTGCCGGCCGGGGCGCGGCGGGCCAGGCCCTCGACGCGCACGGCCTGCTCGGCGTACCAGCGCACGTAGTCCGCGGCGTACGCGACCTCGGCCCGGGCCTCGGCCAGGGGCTTGCCGCCCTCGGCGGTGACGAGCGCCGCGATGTCCTGCGCGTGGGCGGTCATCGTGTCGAACACCGCGCGGAGCAGGTCGGCGCGCACGCGGGGCGCGGCGGCCCGCCACGGCGCGAACGCCTCGTCGGCGGCGGTCAGCGCGTCGAGCGCGTCCTGCTCGGAGGCGTCGGCGACGTCGAACAGCGTCTCGCCGGTGCCGGGGTCGGCGACGGCGAACGTCGCCCCGTCGCGCGCGGGGCGCCAGCGCCCGCCGACGAGCATGCCGGTGGGGACGTGCGCGGCGACGGACGGCGGCAGCGACGAGGTCATGGGCCCATCGTCGGGCGTGGACGTCCCCACCGCCACGGGTGGGCGCAGGTAGCCTGTGGCCCCATGGCCGATCTCGTCGTGGCGCCTCCCGCCCGTCCGACCGCCGTCCCGACCCCGTACGAGGACCTGCTGCGGCACGTCATGGCGACGGGAACGCCCAAGGCGGACCGCACGGGCACGGGCACGCGCAGCGTCTTCGGCCACCAGCTGCGCTACGACCTGCGCGCAGGCTTCCCGCTGGTGACGACGAAGCGGGTGTTCTTCCGCGGCGTCGCCGAGGAGCTGTTCTGGTTCCTGCGCGGGGAGTCGAACATCGCGTCCCTCGTCGAGCGGGGCGTGCACATCTGGGACGAGTGGGCCGACGAGCGCGGCGAGCTCGGCCCGGTGTACGGGGTGCAGTGGCGCTCGTGGCCCACGCCCGACGGCGGGCACGTCGACCAGCTCGCGCGGGTGCTGGGCGACCTGCGCACGAACCCCGACTCGCGCCGGCACGTCGTCTCGGCGTGGAACGTCGCCGAGCTCGACGCCATGGCGCTGGTGCCGTGCCACGCGTTCTTCCAGCTGTACGTCGCCGACGGGCGGCTGTCGTGCCAGGTGTACCAGCGCTCGGCGGACCTGTTCCTGGGCGTGCCGTTCAACATCGCCTCGTACGCGCTGCTCACGCACATGATCGCCCAGCAGGTGGACCTCGAGGTCGGCGACCTGGTGTGGACCGGCGGGGACTGCCACGTGTACGACAACCACGTCGAGCAGGTCGCCGAGCAGCTCGCGCGCGAGCCGTACCCGTACCCGACGCTGCACCTGCGCCGCGCGCGGTCCCTGTTCGAGTACACCTGGGACGACGTCGAGGTCGTGGGGTACCGCCACCACCCGACCATCGCCGCACCCGTGGCGGTCTGACGCGGTGATCGGCCTGGTCTGGGCCCAGACCCCCGCGGGGGTGATCGGGGCCGACGGCGCGATGCCGTGGCACGTGCCGGAGGACATGGCGCACTTCCGTGAGGTCACCGCCGGCGCGACCGTGGTCATGGGGCGGGCGACGTGGCAGTCGCTGCCGCCGCGGTACCGCCCGCTGCCCGGGCGCCGCAACCTCGTCCTCACCCGCGACCGTGGCTTCGACGCCCCGGGCGCGACCGTCGTGCACGACCTCGACGCGGCGCTCGCGTCGGCGCCGGACGTGTGGGTCGTCGGGGGCGGGGAGGTCTACGCGGCGACCCTCGCGCGCGCGGACCGGCTGGAGGTCACCGTCGTCGACGTCGACGTCCCCGGCGACACCCTCGCCCCCCGGGTCGGCGACGGCTGGGTGCGGGTCGCCGACGGCGCCTGGTCCACGTCGCGCACGGGCACCCGCTACCGGTTCGAGACGTGGGAGCGCACACCGGCGTGAGGTGCCCGGGCGGTACGGTGTGCCCATGCCCCCCGTGACGCCCGCCGGTCGCCCGTTCGGCGCCGTGCTGTCCGCGATGGTCACCCCGATGACGCCCGACGGCGCGGTCGACCTGGCCGCGGCGGTGCGGCTCGCGCAGCACCTCGTCGACCACGGTCACGACGGCCTCGTGCTCAACGGCACGACCGGCGAGGCACCGACGACGCACGCCCCCGAGAAGGCCGACCTCGTGGCGGCCGTGGTCGAGGCCGTCGGCGACCGTGCGTGGGTCGTCGCCGGCGCCGGCTCGAACGACACGGCGCACGCGGTGCGCATGGCCGTGCAGGCCGCCGAGGCCGGCGCGCACGGGCTGCTCGTCGTCTCCCCGTACTACTCGCGGCCCTCCCAGGACGGCATCGTCGCCCACGTCACGCACGTGGCGGGCTCCACGGACCTGCCCGTGATGCTCTACGACGTCCCCGGCCGCACCGGCGTCCGGCTCGCCGAGGCGACGATCGACCGCCTCGCCGCCCACCCGCGCGTCGTCGCGCTCAAGGACGCCACCGGCGACGTCGCCGCCGCGACCGCGAAGATCGCCCGCACCGGGCTGGCCTGGTACTGCGGGGACGACGGCCTGCTGCCGGCGTTCCTCGCGCACGGCGCCGTCGGCCACGTCGGCGTCGCGTCGCAGGTGCTCGGGGACGCGTTCGCGCGACTCGTCGCCGCGTGGGACGCGGGCGAGACCGCGACCGCGCTCGAGGTCTTCCGGGGGATGCTCCCCGCGATCACCGCCCTCAACGGCGACGGCTTCCAGGCGGCGGCGGCGAAGGCGGCGCTCGTGGAGGTCGGAGCCCTGACCAGCCGGGCCACCCGGCTGCCCCTCGTCCCGTACACCGACGACGAGGCCGCCCGCGTGCGCGACGGCCTGCGGGCCGCGGGCCTGCTCGGCGTCGTCCCGGCCTGACCCCACGACGGCGGGCCGCTCACCTCACAGGAGAACCATGAGCCACCCCCACCCCGACCTCACGCTGCCCCCGCCGCTGCCCGCGGGCGGCCTGCGGGTGGTCCCGCTCGGCGGGCTCGGCGAGGTCGGGCGGAACATGGCCGTCCTCGAGCACGAGGGCCGCCTGCTCGTCATCGACTGCGGTGTGCTGTTCCCCGAGGACAACCAGCCCGGCGTCGACCTGATCCTCCCGGACTTCGACTACATCCGGGACCGCCTCGACGACATCGAGGCGATCGTGCTCACGCACGGCCACGAGGACCACATCGGCGCGGTGCCGTACCTGCTGCGGCTGCGCGCGGACATCCCGCTCGTCGGCTCGCAGCTGACGCTGGCGTTCATCGAGGCCAAGCTCAAGGAGCACCGCATCGCGCCGCTCACGCTCGCGGTGCGCGAGGGCCAGGTCGAGCAGCTCGGCGTCTTCGAGTGCGAGTTCGTGGCCGTGAACCACTCGATCCCCGACGCGCTCGCGGTGGCCGTCACCACCGCCGCCGGGACCGTGCTGCACACCGGCGACTTCAAGATGGACCAGCTCCCGCTGGACGGTCGCATCACCGACCTGCGGGCGTTCGCGCGACTCGGCGAGCGGGGGGTCGACCTGTTCATGGTGGACTCCACCAACGCGGAGGTCCCCGGCTTCGTCGCCCCCGAGCGCGAGATCGGCCCCGTGCTCGACCAGGTCTTCTCCGAGTCCACCGGGCGTGTCGTCGTGGCCTCGTTCGCCTCGCACGTGCACCGCGTCCAGCAGGTCGTCGACGCCGCCGTCGCCAACGACCGCAAGGTCGCGCTCGTCGGGCGCTCCATGGTGCGCAACATGGGCATCGCCGCCGAGCTGGGGTACCTCAAGGTCCCCGACGGGGCGCTCGTCGACATCAAGCAGGTCGAGAACCTGCCCGACGACCGCGTCGTGCTCATGTGCACCGGCTCCCAGGGCGAGCCGATGGCGGCGCTGTCGCGGATGGCGAACAAGGACCACAAGGTCTCCGTCGGCGCCGGCGACACCGTGGTGCTCGCGTCCAGCCTCATCCCGGGCAACGAGAACGCCGTGTTCCG is a genomic window containing:
- a CDS encoding ribonuclease J, with protein sequence MSHPHPDLTLPPPLPAGGLRVVPLGGLGEVGRNMAVLEHEGRLLVIDCGVLFPEDNQPGVDLILPDFDYIRDRLDDIEAIVLTHGHEDHIGAVPYLLRLRADIPLVGSQLTLAFIEAKLKEHRIAPLTLAVREGQVEQLGVFECEFVAVNHSIPDALAVAVTTAAGTVLHTGDFKMDQLPLDGRITDLRAFARLGERGVDLFMVDSTNAEVPGFVAPEREIGPVLDQVFSESTGRVVVASFASHVHRVQQVVDAAVANDRKVALVGRSMVRNMGIAAELGYLKVPDGALVDIKQVENLPDDRVVLMCTGSQGEPMAALSRMANKDHKVSVGAGDTVVLASSLIPGNENAVFRVINGLMRLGARVVHSGNAKVHVSGHASAGELLYCYNVLRPRNVMPVHGEVRHLVANAALAVKTGVPADRVVLAEDGVVVDLVDGRASVVGAVPCGYVYVDGSSVGAITEVELKDRRILGDEGFVSIFAVVSSQDGTVLAGPQIHARGVAEPDDVFDAVLPQLTQALEEAVRGGATDSHQLQQVMRRVVGRWVSGRLRRRPMIIPVVVEA
- the dapA gene encoding 4-hydroxy-tetrahydrodipicolinate synthase, with the translated sequence MPPVTPAGRPFGAVLSAMVTPMTPDGAVDLAAAVRLAQHLVDHGHDGLVLNGTTGEAPTTHAPEKADLVAAVVEAVGDRAWVVAGAGSNDTAHAVRMAVQAAEAGAHGLLVVSPYYSRPSQDGIVAHVTHVAGSTDLPVMLYDVPGRTGVRLAEATIDRLAAHPRVVALKDATGDVAAATAKIARTGLAWYCGDDGLLPAFLAHGAVGHVGVASQVLGDAFARLVAAWDAGETATALEVFRGMLPAITALNGDGFQAAAAKAALVEVGALTSRATRLPLVPYTDDEAARVRDGLRAAGLLGVVPA
- a CDS encoding dihydrofolate reductase, which produces MIGLVWAQTPAGVIGADGAMPWHVPEDMAHFREVTAGATVVMGRATWQSLPPRYRPLPGRRNLVLTRDRGFDAPGATVVHDLDAALASAPDVWVVGGGEVYAATLARADRLEVTVVDVDVPGDTLAPRVGDGWVRVADGAWSTSRTGTRYRFETWERTPA